One genomic window of Xanthobacter dioxanivorans includes the following:
- a CDS encoding LabA-like NYN domain-containing protein yields the protein MQGLEKIALLIDGANLYSATKALGFDIDYKRLLKEFQSRGYLLRAFYYTTLIEDQEYSSIRPLLDWLDYNGYSVVTKLAREFTDAQGRRRVRGNMDIEIAVDAMELAEHVDHIVLFSGDGDFRSLVEALQRKGVRVSVVSTISTQPPLIADDLRRQADVFIDLVELQPKIGRDPSERQGRMQETPRFLERRGATATAGDGNDA from the coding sequence ATGCAGGGCCTGGAAAAGATCGCTCTCCTGATAGATGGCGCCAATCTATATTCCGCGACCAAAGCGCTCGGCTTCGATATCGACTACAAGCGGCTCCTGAAGGAGTTCCAGAGCCGTGGCTATCTGTTGCGTGCGTTCTACTACACGACATTGATCGAGGATCAGGAATACTCCTCGATCCGCCCGCTGCTCGACTGGCTGGACTATAACGGCTACTCCGTCGTCACCAAGCTGGCGCGCGAATTCACCGACGCCCAGGGCCGCCGCCGCGTGCGCGGCAACATGGACATCGAGATCGCGGTGGACGCCATGGAGCTCGCCGAGCACGTGGACCACATCGTGCTGTTCTCGGGCGACGGCGACTTCCGCTCGCTGGTGGAGGCGCTCCAGCGCAAGGGCGTGCGCGTCTCCGTGGTCTCCACCATCTCCACCCAGCCGCCGCTGATCGCCGACGACCTGCGCCGTCAGGCCGACGTCTTCATCGACCTTGTAGAATTGCAGCCCAAGATCGGGCGCGACCCCTCCGAGCGGCAGGGCCGCATGCAGGAGACGCCGCGCTTCCTGGAGCGGCGCGGCGCCACGGCCACGGCCGGCGACGGCAACGACGCCTGA
- a CDS encoding peroxiredoxin — MTSYNAVPEGLPAPEDDGLAGHLGGLELPIIGLPSTDGRRIDLSSLSGRAVVYAYPRTGVPGEPLPEGWDEIPGARGCTPQACAFRDHFADLKAAGVEHVFGLSVQDTDYQKEVAERLHLPFPLLSDHRHELTHALRLPTFTVDGTLLLKRITLIIEDGAISHVFYPVFPPDRNAADVLAHVQALASR; from the coding sequence GTGACCAGCTACAATGCAGTGCCGGAAGGCCTTCCGGCCCCGGAGGACGACGGTCTCGCCGGGCATCTGGGCGGGCTCGAGCTGCCGATCATCGGATTACCTTCCACCGATGGCCGCAGGATCGACCTGTCGAGCCTTTCGGGCCGCGCCGTCGTCTATGCCTATCCGCGCACAGGCGTTCCCGGCGAGCCGCTGCCGGAGGGGTGGGACGAGATCCCCGGCGCGCGGGGGTGCACGCCGCAGGCCTGCGCCTTCCGCGACCATTTTGCCGACCTGAAGGCGGCCGGTGTGGAGCACGTCTTCGGGTTGTCGGTTCAGGATACGGATTACCAGAAGGAAGTGGCGGAGCGGTTGCACCTGCCGTTCCCCCTCCTGTCCGACCACCGGCACGAGCTGACCCACGCCCTGCGCCTGCCGACCTTCACGGTGGACGGGACGCTGCTCCTGAAGCGCATCACCCTCATCATCGAGGACGGGGCGATCTCGCACGTCTTCTATCCGGTGTTTCCGCCGGACCGGAACGCCGCCGACGTGCTCGCCCACGTTCAGGCGCTGGCGTCGAGGTAG
- a CDS encoding VOC family protein, which produces MTGRIAFDHCVVHVGDFARSNAFYSAVLGAQVVPVGSGFAYRFGDRQLNLHGPGVDPTPVARLPVQPGNSDLCFRWDGPIDGAIAHLAAHGITPELGPVPRFGALGQGTSVYFRDPDGSLLEFIAYGHTRRG; this is translated from the coding sequence ATGACGGGAAGGATCGCCTTCGACCATTGCGTGGTGCACGTGGGCGATTTCGCCCGCTCCAACGCCTTCTATTCCGCCGTGCTTGGGGCACAGGTGGTGCCGGTGGGCTCGGGCTTCGCCTATCGATTCGGCGACCGCCAGCTCAACCTGCACGGGCCGGGCGTGGATCCGACGCCGGTGGCGCGGCTCCCGGTCCAGCCGGGCAACAGCGACCTGTGCTTCCGATGGGACGGCCCGATCGACGGCGCCATCGCCCACCTCGCCGCCCACGGCATCACGCCCGAGCTCGGGCCGGTACCCCGGTTCGGCGCATTGGGGCAGGGCACCAGCGTCTATTTCCGCGATCCGGACGGATCGCTTCTGGAATTCATCGCCTACGGGCACACACGCAGGGGGTGA
- a CDS encoding uracil-DNA glycosylase, producing MAKATAVAAPRARALAKARGSTPVGSPSEPGRDCPLCPRLAAFRADWRAAEPSWHNAPVPAFGPQDARLLIVGLAPGLRGANRTGRPFTGDFAGDLLYATLIEFGFATGTYAAHPEDGLALRDARIVNAVRCVPPQNKPTPEEIRTCRPFLAAPLAAMPRLKAIVTLGKIAHDSTLAALGERASRLKFGHGVSDTIGAARVFASYHCSRYNTNTRVLTPDMFRSVFAAVRDYLDASA from the coding sequence ATGGCCAAGGCAACCGCCGTTGCCGCGCCACGGGCCAGGGCGCTGGCCAAGGCGCGCGGCTCCACCCCCGTCGGGAGCCCGTCCGAGCCCGGGCGCGACTGCCCCCTGTGCCCCCGCCTCGCCGCTTTCCGGGCGGACTGGCGGGCGGCCGAGCCATCGTGGCACAACGCCCCGGTGCCGGCCTTCGGGCCGCAGGACGCGCGCCTGCTCATCGTCGGCCTCGCGCCCGGCCTGCGCGGCGCCAATCGCACCGGCCGGCCTTTCACCGGCGATTTTGCGGGCGACCTGCTCTACGCGACCCTGATCGAGTTCGGCTTCGCCACCGGCACCTATGCCGCCCATCCGGAAGACGGCCTCGCCCTGCGCGACGCCCGCATCGTGAACGCGGTGCGCTGCGTGCCGCCGCAGAACAAGCCGACGCCGGAGGAGATCCGCACCTGCCGGCCCTTCCTCGCCGCCCCCCTCGCCGCGATGCCGCGCCTGAAAGCCATCGTCACCCTGGGCAAGATCGCCCACGATTCGACGCTGGCGGCGCTGGGCGAGCGCGCCTCCCGGCTCAAGTTCGGCCACGGCGTGAGCGACACCATCGGCGCGGCGCGGGTGTTCGCGAGCTACCATTGCTCGCGCTACAACACCAACACCCGCGTCCTGACGCCGGACATGTTCCGGTCCGTCTTCGCCGCCGTGCGCGACTACCTCGACGCCAGCGCCTGA
- the rimO gene encoding 30S ribosomal protein S12 methylthiotransferase RimO — protein MAEPALKPSPRISFVSLGCPKALVDSERIVTRLRAEGYELTKTHAGADLVVVNTCGFLDSAKAESLAAIGDALAENGKVVVTGCMGAEPEQIRDIHPGVLAITGPQQYESVLAAVHEAVPPLHDPFLDLVPEQGVKFTPRHYAYLKISEGCSNRCTFCIIPKLRGDLVSRPAADVLREAERLVKAGVKELLVISQDTSAYGVDLRYAPSQWGDREVAARFLDLAGALGDLGAWVRLHYVYPYPHVDQVMELMAAGKVLPYLDIPFQHASPSVLKRMKRPASQEKTLARIRAWREAVPDLTLRSTFIVGFPGETEAEFEELLAFLEEAEIDRAGCFKFEPVRGAPANDLADAVPDALKAERYDRFMLTQQKVSARRLKRKVGTRQQVIIDHVSADGGIGRTKGDAPDIDGTVKVFSRRPLRVGEIATVKIEAAGPYDLTGIAVGF, from the coding sequence ATGGCCGAGCCCGCGTTGAAACCGTCGCCCCGCATTTCGTTCGTGTCGCTGGGCTGTCCCAAGGCGCTGGTGGACAGTGAGCGCATCGTCACGCGCCTGCGCGCCGAAGGCTACGAGTTGACGAAGACCCATGCGGGCGCCGACCTCGTGGTGGTGAACACCTGCGGCTTCCTCGACAGCGCCAAGGCGGAAAGCCTGGCCGCCATCGGCGATGCGCTGGCGGAAAACGGCAAGGTGGTGGTCACCGGCTGCATGGGCGCCGAGCCCGAGCAGATCCGCGACATCCATCCCGGCGTCCTCGCCATCACCGGCCCGCAGCAATATGAGAGCGTGCTGGCGGCCGTGCACGAAGCCGTGCCGCCCCTGCACGACCCCTTCCTCGACCTCGTGCCCGAGCAGGGGGTGAAGTTCACCCCCCGGCACTACGCCTACCTCAAGATCTCCGAGGGCTGCTCCAACCGCTGCACCTTCTGCATCATCCCCAAGCTGCGCGGCGACCTCGTCTCGCGGCCTGCGGCGGACGTGCTGCGCGAGGCCGAGCGGCTGGTGAAGGCGGGGGTGAAGGAGCTGCTCGTCATCTCGCAGGATACCTCCGCCTACGGTGTGGACCTGCGTTACGCGCCAAGCCAGTGGGGCGACAGGGAAGTGGCGGCGCGCTTCCTCGATCTCGCCGGCGCGCTGGGGGACCTCGGCGCCTGGGTGCGCCTGCACTATGTCTATCCCTACCCGCACGTGGACCAGGTGATGGAGCTGATGGCGGCCGGCAAGGTGCTGCCCTATCTCGACATCCCCTTCCAGCACGCCAGCCCCTCGGTGCTGAAGCGGATGAAGCGCCCGGCCTCGCAGGAAAAGACGCTCGCCCGCATCCGCGCCTGGCGCGAGGCGGTGCCAGACCTGACCCTGCGCTCCACCTTCATCGTCGGCTTCCCCGGCGAGACCGAGGCCGAGTTCGAGGAACTGCTCGCCTTCCTGGAGGAGGCGGAGATCGACCGCGCCGGCTGCTTCAAGTTCGAGCCGGTGCGCGGCGCGCCGGCCAACGATCTGGCCGACGCCGTGCCCGACGCGCTCAAGGCGGAGCGTTACGACCGCTTCATGCTCACCCAGCAGAAGGTTTCCGCCCGGCGGCTCAAGCGCAAGGTCGGCACGCGCCAGCAGGTGATCATCGACCACGTGTCGGCGGACGGCGGCATCGGCCGCACCAAGGGCGACGCGCCGGACATCGACGGCACGGTAAAGGTCTTCTCCCGCCGGCCCCTGCGCGTGGGCGAGATCGCCACGGTGAAGATCGAGGCCGCCGGCCCCTACGACCTCACCGGAATCGCCGTGGGATTCTAG
- the rpoZ gene encoding DNA-directed RNA polymerase subunit omega, whose product MARVTVEDCIDKVDNRFELVLLAAHRARMISSGQQITIDRDNDKNPVVALREIAEETVGPEDLKEDLIHSLQKYTEVDEPEPEAVPLIASGESASGDDSEVMLDRMTEEELLAGLQGLVPPEHNDDDEG is encoded by the coding sequence ATGGCCCGTGTCACGGTAGAAGACTGCATCGACAAGGTGGACAACCGGTTTGAGCTGGTCCTGCTCGCCGCCCACCGGGCGCGCATGATCTCTTCCGGCCAGCAGATCACCATCGATCGCGACAACGACAAGAACCCGGTCGTCGCCCTGCGCGAGATCGCCGAGGAGACCGTGGGGCCGGAGGATCTCAAGGAAGACCTCATCCACTCGCTGCAGAAGTACACCGAGGTGGACGAACCCGAGCCCGAGGCCGTGCCGCTCATCGCCTCCGGCGAGAGCGCGAGCGGCGACGATTCGGAAGTCATGCTCGACCGCATGACCGAGGAAGAGCTCCTCGCCGGCCTCCAGGGCCTGGTGCCGCCGGAGCACAACGACGACGACGAGGGCTGA